In one window of bacterium HR17 DNA:
- the resE_1 gene encoding Sensor histidine kinase ResE: MEAAVPANLKAFLQEVLNTPTKQELLVFFATNQAMDTVKGLAVWLGRPEAELWQAAEALVQAGLLHRSGEGRDAVYSYRPHPELRPLVDAFVALYQSARVQLLQEMEHIRRQAQSAQEQLRALQWEQSRFRLVLASMLDGVLVLLPDGTVSYLNDAAAQLIGRRPAEVIGRNLSEIETPLTVALHKSAAEVFQPPHPALAREWHLPDATVVRGNLMPVFNETHQCIGVVAVLSDITAVRRREREQREVLAVLAHDIKSPLTAIRGFALSGVKGFLGEVPANAQRAFQVIAEQADRVLSMIQQMVRLMTDLPGGTTLRPVRFDLRECVNSIANAYEGECAERGLTLSVELASQPVWVHADRDLMERAIANLLSNAVKYNREGGAVWVRVWATEHDAVVEVEDTGVGIPPAELPLVFQQFYRASNALGEGSGVGLAFVRQVVEAHGGRVEVTSSVGQGSLFRVVLPLATRPSVAAALR; this comes from the coding sequence ATGGAAGCCGCTGTTCCCGCCAACCTGAAAGCCTTTCTACAAGAGGTGTTGAACACACCGACCAAACAGGAACTGTTGGTCTTTTTCGCGACAAACCAAGCGATGGACACCGTCAAGGGATTGGCAGTCTGGTTGGGGCGTCCGGAAGCAGAACTTTGGCAAGCTGCCGAAGCGTTGGTGCAAGCGGGGTTGTTGCACCGCAGCGGCGAGGGGCGCGACGCCGTTTACAGTTACCGCCCGCACCCTGAATTGCGCCCGTTGGTGGACGCTTTTGTGGCTCTTTATCAATCGGCGCGGGTGCAGTTGCTGCAAGAGATGGAACACATCCGTCGTCAAGCTCAATCGGCGCAGGAACAATTGCGCGCTTTGCAATGGGAGCAGAGTCGGTTCCGATTGGTGCTCGCCAGCATGTTGGACGGTGTGCTCGTGCTATTGCCCGATGGCACTGTTTCTTACCTCAACGATGCAGCGGCGCAATTGATAGGGCGCCGTCCTGCAGAGGTTATCGGGCGTAACCTATCCGAAATAGAAACCCCGCTGACCGTTGCCCTGCACAAAAGCGCTGCTGAAGTCTTTCAACCGCCCCACCCCGCCTTGGCGCGCGAATGGCATTTGCCCGACGCGACGGTGGTGCGGGGTAACCTTATGCCAGTTTTTAACGAAACGCACCAATGCATCGGGGTCGTCGCCGTCCTCTCAGACATCACAGCAGTGCGCCGTCGCGAGCGGGAACAGCGGGAGGTGCTGGCGGTTTTAGCCCACGACATCAAATCGCCGTTAACCGCCATCCGAGGGTTCGCCTTATCGGGCGTTAAAGGGTTCCTCGGTGAGGTTCCAGCCAACGCCCAGCGAGCGTTTCAAGTCATCGCCGAACAGGCTGACCGGGTGTTGAGCATGATCCAGCAAATGGTGCGGTTGATGACGGACTTGCCCGGCGGCACGACGCTGCGTCCGGTGCGGTTTGACCTGCGGGAGTGCGTCAACAGCATCGCTAACGCCTACGAAGGCGAGTGTGCGGAGCGAGGGTTGACCTTATCGGTGGAACTGGCGTCGCAGCCGGTATGGGTGCATGCCGACCGTGATTTGATGGAGCGTGCCATCGCCAACTTGTTGAGCAACGCGGTGAAATATAACCGCGAAGGTGGGGCTGTATGGGTGCGTGTCTGGGCGACGGAACATGACGCTGTCGTGGAGGTGGAAGACACGGGTGTCGGTATCCCCCCAGCGGAGTTGCCCCTTGTGTTCCAGCAGTTTTATCGCGCTTCCAACGCCCTTGGGGAAGGGTCAGGTGTGGGCTTGGCATTTGTGCGTCAAGTCGTAGAAGCCCATGGCGGTCGGGTGGAAGTGACCAGTTCCGTCGGGCAAGGCAGTCTTTTTCGGGTCGTGCTGCCGTTAGCGACACGCCCTTCGGTCGCTGCGGCGTTGCGTTAA
- the pucA gene encoding putative xanthine dehydrogenase subunit A, whose translation MRKLFYQLVELLEQGVPFAFGEVVETHGSTPQKPGAKAIFLADGRSSGTLGGGCLEAESRRVALECLRERSRSLLTLHLNDDFGWDDGLICGGTAKVFLDGKPDEHDALWRAVADFLKSRRRGALLVIVNAAAPSLLGVRWLVEVNPDGKAEVVMASPPDAPSLPPEALGLAQQVVQQREEKTLRVPLQGATAELFAEPLLPRPHLIVVGAGHIGAAVAHLGALLEFEVTVIDDRPSFANRERLPEADHILVGDIPQTVAQQPIDQDTYIVIVTRGHRHDAQVLREVVKAVDTAAYIGMIGSRRKIKLIYDELLELGLATPEQLARIHAPLGIDIGGESVWEIAVSIAAELVWVRNGQAGTLRPLNERTRPLVLSETAGG comes from the coding sequence ATGCGGAAGTTGTTCTATCAACTTGTGGAGTTGTTGGAGCAAGGCGTTCCCTTCGCGTTCGGTGAAGTGGTGGAGACGCACGGCTCAACGCCACAAAAGCCCGGCGCCAAAGCCATTTTCCTTGCAGACGGTCGGTCCTCCGGCACGCTTGGCGGGGGCTGTCTGGAAGCCGAATCGCGTCGGGTCGCGTTGGAATGCCTACGGGAGCGGTCACGCAGTTTGCTGACGCTGCACCTCAACGACGATTTCGGTTGGGACGACGGTTTGATTTGTGGCGGCACGGCAAAAGTTTTTCTTGACGGCAAACCCGATGAGCACGATGCCTTGTGGCGCGCGGTGGCTGATTTTCTGAAATCCCGCCGGCGCGGTGCGTTGCTGGTTATCGTTAACGCTGCGGCTCCTTCTTTGTTGGGAGTGCGGTGGTTGGTGGAGGTCAACCCTGACGGTAAAGCCGAGGTCGTCATGGCGTCCCCTCCCGATGCTCCCTCGCTGCCCCCCGAAGCCCTTGGGTTAGCCCAGCAAGTCGTGCAGCAACGGGAAGAAAAAACGCTGCGCGTGCCATTGCAGGGGGCGACAGCGGAATTGTTTGCCGAGCCGTTGCTACCGCGCCCCCATCTCATCGTCGTGGGCGCAGGGCACATCGGCGCCGCAGTCGCGCATTTGGGCGCGTTGTTGGAGTTTGAAGTGACCGTCATAGATGACCGTCCCAGTTTCGCCAACCGCGAGCGGTTACCTGAGGCAGACCACATTTTGGTCGGCGATATCCCTCAAACTGTCGCTCAGCAACCGATAGACCAAGACACTTACATCGTCATCGTCACGCGGGGACATCGGCACGACGCGCAGGTGCTCCGCGAAGTCGTCAAGGCTGTGGATACTGCGGCTTATATCGGCATGATCGGGAGCCGACGCAAAATCAAACTCATCTACGATGAACTTTTGGAACTTGGGCTGGCGACGCCGGAGCAATTGGCGCGCATTCATGCGCCGCTGGGGATTGACATCGGCGGCGAAAGCGTCTGGGAAATCGCCGTCAGCATCGCCGCAGAGTTAGTTTGGGTACGGAACGGGCAAGCAGGGACATTGCGTCCGCTCAATGAACGGACGCGCCCGCTCGTGCTCAGCGAAACTGCTGGCGGTTAG
- the hcaC_1 gene encoding 3-phenylpropionate/cinnamic acid dioxygenase ferredoxin subunit, whose product MAVTVEATRLRVGALQELQRKGVIVVTGPYCPIAVFWHDGRVYAVDNRCPHMGFPLHKGPVQDGILTCPWHHARFDLSSGCTFDLWADDAPSFPVEVQDGEVFVLVPPLDNERVRRHWLRRLREGMEHGLDLVVAKAVIHLLRAGADYRALVQVGAELGTRYRNSWASGMTILTAMANLVPLLPTDEALRALFHGLSHVASDIQGQATRRERQPLEGSTATLTQIKRWLRHWTLVRHRDGAERCLLTALANGATPADIADLLFTAATDRPFADGGHLVDFCNKAMELLDLIGWDFAPQVLPTLTTQLVSSRGGEENSAWRYPVDLVALMREAEAQLPEWLRQGRQHRMDGKPTMPVAHLAHALLSDKPQDILSALQEAAVSGIKPTELSKALCYAAALRIARFGESNEFGDWITVLHTFSYCNAVHQTLKRFGDTASAEVVRAVWHGAMAVYLDRFLNIPPEPLPGERSPLSDLPTDAGALRAAILEACDKTGQDLTVAALTAHYLQLRHPVEPLLATLAHCVLREDADFHTFQMLEAGIRQFQEWGTTTEGQHILIATARYIAAHAPTQRANEQTFRIAWRLHRGEALHDAV is encoded by the coding sequence CACGCGCCTGCGGGTTGGGGCGTTACAGGAGTTGCAGCGCAAAGGTGTTATCGTCGTCACGGGTCCTTATTGCCCCATCGCGGTCTTTTGGCATGACGGGCGAGTTTACGCCGTTGACAACCGCTGCCCGCACATGGGCTTCCCGCTGCACAAAGGTCCGGTGCAAGACGGCATTTTGACCTGCCCGTGGCACCATGCCCGCTTTGACCTGTCCAGCGGTTGCACCTTTGACCTTTGGGCGGACGACGCCCCGTCCTTTCCCGTTGAGGTGCAAGACGGCGAAGTGTTCGTGCTCGTCCCGCCCCTTGACAACGAACGAGTGCGTCGCCACTGGTTGCGCCGATTGCGGGAAGGCATGGAGCACGGTTTGGATTTAGTCGTCGCCAAAGCGGTCATTCACCTTTTGCGCGCGGGAGCGGATTACCGTGCGTTGGTGCAAGTCGGTGCCGAGTTGGGGACGCGCTACCGCAACAGTTGGGCATCGGGCATGACCATTTTGACAGCGATGGCAAACCTTGTGCCGTTGCTGCCGACAGACGAAGCGCTGCGGGCGCTTTTTCATGGGCTTTCGCATGTCGCCAGCGACATTCAAGGGCAAGCGACACGCCGAGAGCGCCAACCGCTGGAAGGCAGCACCGCCACCCTCACACAGATCAAACGCTGGCTACGCCATTGGACTTTGGTGCGCCATCGAGACGGCGCAGAACGATGCCTGCTGACGGCGCTGGCAAATGGCGCGACACCGGCGGACATCGCTGATTTGCTCTTCACCGCAGCCACCGACCGCCCGTTTGCCGATGGCGGGCACCTCGTGGACTTTTGCAACAAGGCGATGGAATTGTTGGATTTGATTGGCTGGGACTTTGCCCCGCAGGTGTTGCCGACTTTGACGACGCAACTGGTGTCCAGTCGTGGCGGCGAAGAGAACAGCGCATGGCGCTATCCGGTTGACCTTGTGGCGCTCATGCGGGAAGCGGAAGCCCAATTGCCCGAATGGTTGCGACAAGGACGACAGCACCGCATGGATGGGAAACCTACGATGCCCGTCGCCCACCTTGCCCACGCCTTGCTCAGCGACAAACCGCAGGACATCTTGAGCGCGTTGCAAGAAGCAGCAGTCAGTGGGATAAAACCGACGGAGTTGAGCAAGGCGCTATGCTATGCGGCAGCGTTGCGCATCGCTCGCTTCGGCGAAAGCAACGAGTTTGGCGACTGGATTACCGTCCTGCACACCTTCAGCTACTGCAACGCCGTCCATCAAACGCTCAAACGGTTTGGCGACACCGCGTCAGCGGAAGTCGTGCGAGCAGTATGGCATGGAGCGATGGCGGTTTACCTTGACCGCTTCCTGAACATTCCGCCTGAACCGTTGCCGGGCGAACGCAGTCCGCTGAGCGATTTGCCGACCGATGCGGGCGCGTTACGAGCAGCGATTTTGGAGGCTTGCGACAAGACGGGGCAGGATTTGACCGTCGCAGCGTTGACGGCGCACTACTTGCAGTTACGCCATCCCGTTGAACCGCTGCTGGCGACATTGGCGCACTGCGTCTTGCGCGAAGACGCCGACTTTCATACCTTCCAGATGCTTGAGGCGGGGATCCGACAGTTTCAGGAATGGGGCACGACGACCGAAGGGCAACACATTCTCATCGCGACCGCTCGCTATATCGCTGCCCACGCCCCGACCCAGCGTGCCAACGAACAAACCTTCAGGATCGCGTGGCGGTTGCATCGGGGCGAGGCGCTGCATGACGCTGTATGA